In Glycine max cultivar Williams 82 chromosome 4, Glycine_max_v4.0, whole genome shotgun sequence, the genomic stretch ATGTCATTCTTGAAGCAACTATTAATTGCTTCCTCGTAATCTAGTGAATTGGATGTGAATTTTGGAAAAAGTGGCTGAGAAGACGCCAAACCTAACACATATATGAAACGGTTGTATGATTATGATACAAGCATTCACCAAGATGCTGACATGGCAGATCAGACCAACACATGAACTTGACAATAAACTAAGGAAGAGATTTCAATTGCTAAGAGCAGGGCAAGGCGTGAAGTTAGCAAGCCAATGAGATTTAGAGATTACAGGGGAATGTAACCGTTAGTAACAAATTTTGTTAGGATGTGCAgtgtaaacaaaataataaggaTCAAGAGTAATGCCAGAAGTAGTTTTTGGGAATCATGCAGAAAATATTCATACTTCTATTCTTCATTTCTCTTTCCCTTTTACTCTAATTCTTCTTTctaatcatattatattattatgggATCAATTATCTTAAGTCTTTTAAGCAATGCAATCAATATAATCTGGCCCATAATTTTGTAGATCAGGGCTTATAGTATAAATCTTACTCAgacatttttaacaaattaacaaatatataaattacgATTCATGACCAAGAGatggtaaaaagtaaaaaagaacatGCTCGGTCCTTCTCTAACCATAAAAAGAGGATGTAATTGATTTATAGATTTACTGCTTGAGAAAAAACATCCAACCAAGGCAAGCATACATATATCAAGTTGAGGAGTGATGTGATACTCAAAGATGCGCTCGGGCTTCTCCTCACTGACCAATAGTACAGATGTAACATATCATCTAGACGTACTCTCTGCAACTTATGAAGATAAGAATTGGGCAATTAAGGTTAGGATTATCATTAAGAGCCTGGATCATACACCATGACGTTTACTTAAACTGAGAGACACAAGTTTCTATACTGTGACGACCAAATAAAACCCATCCTTCCATCGAGTCTCACACCGGGTATGTAGATGGATTGATTACCGTGTCTCAAATACTCTATGCCTTCAGTTAAACTCAAGAATCAGAAACTCCAAACAAAGCATATGGAGTGTGAATTGCGAAATTGTTACCAAACAGATTCACACCGGGATCAGTTAAATTAAGCAAGTGTCAGTTGCAGGGCCTACGAAGCCCAAACACAGTGATTCATACCTAGATTACCTCAGCCAGCAAGGCATGAGAAGTTGAGAAAGGTAATTAAATCATAAGATCTAACCCTGAATTAGCATTGTACTCGATTTCAAGACAAAGGAGCAAGTTCCCTAAACACTAGCGTCCAAAAATAGCTGAAGAAAAATGAATAGAACAAATTTGGGTACCTCTCCTTCCTCTCTTGGATGTTCTTCATCTGAGCCCTATAATGATTCTCAATGAACTTCTTCGCAGCCGCCACTTTCTCCATGGTCAAGCTTGACCCCAACACCTCCTCCGCTCCGTTCTCTTCCTCCTCGAGATCctccatctctctctctctctctctcgttgTTGTCTAGCTACCACTCtgagtgtgagtgagagagagaataaTGTGTAACTCCAACTCCAAGTGTATCTATTctttatgtatataaatataaatctaaCCTATCTGATTCTTCTgaaccttttctctctttctctctctagaaaacaCCCTGGAGCTGTTATTTAATGCAACAACGAGTCGAGGAGATGATGCATTCAACAAAAAGGCACGGATTTAGCTCGCACGCATGCTACCCACCGTTATCCGATGCACTCCCCGTTCATCCTAAATAGAAACGGGACGGGGAGCATACGTGGCAGAATCTGAATCACGAGCGCATTGGATGGTGCGTGGGTGGCGGCGCAGGGGAACGAGGCCGGGAATAGATAAATGAAAAAGTGAGTTGCGTGGAGAGCGTGACGCGCTGGGGAAGGAGGGTGAGGAACACAGTGCGATGCGGTAGGAGAAAGCGTCGCTGTCACTATCAAATGAAATAAGCGCATTTTTAGTACTAGAGAACAACGAGGAGTAGGGCCCAGTGTGATGGGTAGTGATTGGGTCGTGGCACCCACTCTCCTTGCTGGGGACGTTTcctttactattaaattctgattgGCTGTCTTGGACCCTGTTATGTTATcggtaaactttttttttttttcttttctaagacCAATATTATTGTCCATAACACAATATTATTTGAGTTGGTAGGAGTTTCTATTTGatcaaaaaatttctttaaatactttaatataattaatatttaagattcTAATTGAAGATATCTGATAAAATATGTCATGGGTTAAgctgcttatgttcagtgaggTATTGCCCTATGCATGTATTTTCCCTTCTGGATATGAGTTGTCACGGTCTTATTCtatctgttttttattttccttttctcaaTGAACTTGGCTGTTTCAGCTCCACTCGCACCTACCAACCCCTCCAATATTTTTAAGCTCACTTTGACGTaccttaaatatttaaatatttactttatgctACTACTAATTTCTATAAAGATTTTAGtaataatatgtaaaatatttacacGAGAGAGTTCCGAATTGGGATTTCGAGGCTTGACCCATCACGGCCGAAATGTCCCAATAGATGCGGTAGTTATCACAGTCTCTgattaaataattgttaaattctttaaaaaatgaagGGTGAATTTGGTCTAGcgcatgaaaataaaaaataaatttcttaattacaGTAAAATACAAGATATGTGAAACTCACATAGAatcaacacaattttttttttccctcatcTCTTCCCAAACCAAATATACCATAACGAATGAGAAAATAGTGTATATATTGTTATCCAAACTCAAtctattataaatgataatttttttatttttataataattatttcaaaagttacattataattatttgtgatttttttataaagggaCAGTATAAAACTTTTGTATGACGATGCATATAGAAATTTTAAACTCTTAAAAAATCAAGCatcaacaaatatattaataatagatattaatttaattgaaataacgtaaatcatttgtttataaaagaagtaaacatattaaataatgtttttcaaagaattattaaattataattttaaattattaacaaaatttaacataattgaTGGATAATTGAGTTTGTtgataatgttaattaatattcaattttaagACTTGTACATAAAAAACgttaagaaaaatacaaataaaaatactttgatCATCTTTACATCTTaaagtgattaattttttattttaagctgAGATATTATACATGCTTACTGAAAAAAGGTATGATATTAAACTCTTAATAATAATGCATCGTAACAACAATAATGGTAAAGCTTTTTACGTGacacagaaagaaaaaaaaaaggggacagTTTGATGCACCTTAAAAGATGACGGTCGGTAATATGTATACTATTTTAAATAACGAAATacgtaaattatttttaaaattggagGTACAAACGCATTCAGTCATCCAGCACATGGGGGTAGACCATGTTTCTGCATTATTAATCTAGCATAAAATGTGAacaaagaatattaaaagtttaGTAAATTTAACTTTAGTGTATTGTCcttgttaaaataataatttaaaatatttagaatatTGCTTTtagtatgattttaaaaatataatttatatttacaaaCAATATTactgacttttttttaaaagaacaagattattggctaaaaaatacaaaaatacttGTCTTAATTCAATTACTTCCTTTAACTTTCTTTTTAGTATCCATAAAAAGCAGCCAAACAACATACATGACTGAACTCGATTATTTTGACTTGAAACATACTTGCGGTCTATATAGCTAAATAGTAAATAGTCACTTAGTCCAACTTTTGTCTTGTTATGCTCCCATTTCCATTTAGCTGTAGGGTAATGATAAATATGCATGACAACATGAAACGTATGAAGTATgaagagaaagggaaaaaagattaaaaaactaataaatatcttaaataatgTGATAAGCAATTatgagaaaagtaaaaaaaaaaaattggaaaaatatataaaagataaaatagatgtatgtttgtatttattctctatgtatttaattttttgtgaacAACTAATATTGATTTATAAatgttctttttaaattaattttatcatctgtttttttatcttcatattAAATTCATTGTCGGCTAAGCAAAGCTTAATTTTAATCGTGTCTATTTTTAGGAAAAAGTTAAATCTTACAAAAATAATGGTGCGTACTGCGTAAAtgtatttctatttctattttatatttgtttgttatgtgagataagaaaaaaaaaaagctcgaTGTTGTCTTGTTGcgactaaaaaataatgatgaaaatatgcttatttaggacGGCTCCTTATTGATGAATGGGATAGACTTGGCAACCCCCTCCcccaaaaatatttgttatattatccataaaacatttttcttgaactcttcatttataaataaaacgGGGTCTTTGATTTGTatcataacattttttaagtttaacatttctcattctttcatttttatcatttcattctCAATTTAAGTATCCATGATTCCATGGTACTACTTGTGTTAGTATATAATGGTTAGgtttaatatattaatcttGAGAAAAAAACAGTACTTTTTACGTTTgttccaaaaacaaaaactgtCCTTTGTACTTATTTCTGATGttataaaaaggttttaaatcGTGTGATTATAGATGcatggtgaaaaaaaaattgaatatattgaCGAATATGTTATTTATTGAGAATTCTTCCAAGTGATAAAATGAATTACGACATACGTGGTTAATATGAGTGAGTTGATActtatgttttttaatcaaaGATTATAATTTGATTGTTGACTTGTGATATAATTAGAATTAGAAGTACTATTATACTTTTAAATGAGTAGACTTCACCGTAAGTgttaaataaaaggaaaaaaaaaaaaagcattaccCAAACCATCGTGGGGGtaagtgtgtgtttgaattacagtaaaaaaaaaatagagtttcgTTGAACTGAAATTTATAAACttaagtttaattaaaataggTTTAATATATAACTTGAAATCTTGAATCATTTTTGTATCTTTTTACTATCATCACCAAAGCAAGACAAGATTAGCTTTGGGACAAACCTCAATTTGTGTGAAAATGATGTTTAACTCAATTGAAAAATGACTTTGATAAACAAGGATAACTTTTCATGacataaatttcaatttgatgTCTAACTATCAAACCAAACAAGCATTAGGTCTAATATAAGTCCTAAGTCACCCacaaataactaaattaaaatcattacaTATACAATCAGTTTGACACTTTGATATGTTGACTAaggtttaaaatttgatttccgTTTTACTTATagaatcaaaattacaaatataattttatctcaaaatGGATCCATATAATAGGTGGAGTTCATagatatgcaaaaaaaaaaaaaaaaatctactgtggtccaaataaaaaaaagacatggGCTCAATTGAATgttctaaattaatatttaaataattatatacatataattatatattggcATAACAAAAAATAGGtcttatgtttaaattattttgtagacAAAGAGTGgccttaaaatatttaacttcgtttaatttattgtaaaaattaatttcataataaaatcataaaaatattatttttacaataattaatttctagccacgaaaaaaggaaataaatattaattataatactcAAAATATTAGTCAtccgaaaaagaaaagaaaaaagttaacgAACGAGTCGAGAGAGAGAGTGTGAAGTGTGCTTTCCAATTTCCTTTACTCATTcatagttttctttctttctcttgtggCCGGTGTGAGGGAGACTGAGACCGAAGCAAGAGTCGATGGCGGACCCCTACTACTCATACGGTGCTCCGGTAGGCGCTGACGGAGGTACTCCATACTTTTACAAAACCCCAATTAATTTCCTCCTCTTTTTTTAATTCGTTATTCCCCACACAAATACGTAGAACAACAAAACCCAAACCAATTTTACATGTTCTTAACCACTGGATTTAATTTCAGTTTGCGTTTCGGTAAATTTCAACATTTACGCTTATTTTGCAGCACTAAAACCCTAAATGAGTTATATTATATAGAAGACTAGTACCATAGTAACATTctgtttcttaaatttttttaaggttaaaCTATTCACTTGGTCCCTATAGTTGTctccattttatgttttagtttcaGTACAAAAAAAGTGCAAGTTTTAGTCTCTAAATCTACATAAAAGTTTAAGTTTTGATCCTTATTCAGAGCATGAGAGAAGACTTTGGTGGTATAAAACCGCTACAAAACCTTTTTGGCGGTGATAATACACCACAAAAAACTGTTTATGGACTAAAACTTAATAGTTTTCTGCACAGGGCTAAAAACATAAAACGAGAACTACTATACTGATCAAGCAAATAGTTTAACctatttttaaaagtgattgtcatgtgatccatgtagccgaccttacctagtgggataaggctttgttgttgttgttgtgttctGACTGTTGATTTGGTTCTATCAGCTAGCATTGCAAGGAGCAGCTTTGCTGGTTATATCCCCTCTGAGCCTTCAAATTCCACTGAATTGAGGGGCATTGGATCAGATTACCTGCAGAGAGATGTAAAACTTTATATGACTATTTTGAGTTATTATGTGATGCACGTGGGAgatgaattttcatttttatcttggATTGTTTCTGCAGATAGGCTTGTTTTACAGTGCTGATGATACCTTGGGCTCCAGAGTTCATTCTGAGCCTGTTAAGGGTTATTCGCCTCTTGCAGATCCTTGTCTGAGTAAAAAACGAGATACAACACCATTGGGCATTAATAATGGTGTTCCTGATGTAAGCAGTGAAAGACCAGCTTCTAAAAGCAGTTATGACGGTCTACCAATTTCGGCGGCAGACTCAAACATTCTGTTTGTGGGTGGACTTCCAAAAGACTGCACTAGAAGGGAAGTTGGGCGTATCCTTTGTAGCTTAACTAGCTTATATGTCTGCTTGTATGTGTTTGCGTGTTGCCTTTTGTTCCTGGTGTGGCAATAATGGATTGGAAGAAAGTGTTTTGAAATTAAAGCTGTATTGGATTTACTAAATGAGATCCTCTTTAGTTAGTcactctttattttttagttcaacTAAAACTTTGCATGGACAATAAGTTGTCTTTTAAGTTTAACAGCATATGGAAATTAAATCACTTGGTTCCTGAAATAACTTTGATGGTATGTTTGGGAGTGGGATTTTGGGGGATGAGAAGGgaggttaaaaattaaaaatttgccCTTCTTTCCCTTATCCTCCAAAACACATTCCGAAACATACATTGTATTTTGTTGTTATGTTGATATGAAGTCTTGACCTTTACCCATAGATCTTTTCCGTCCCTTTATTGGCTATAAGGATATCAGAGTTGTTCACAAGGAGCCTAGACGTGTAAGTGTGTTAATTAAGAATTTCGTGTTgactattttagaaaattcCAGTAATGTACAATCTATCAATGTTATTATAGTTTGTCTAGGAAGGAAAAGGACTACATATGATTTCATGATTATCATGTGTTTTTAAGGAATATGATATTACTTCTCACTTGTTGCAGCATTCCTCTAGTTAGTAAATAGTAATACATTAGCTTTGAcagccaaaaatattttgtgtagAGTGTTAATCtacattatttcatttttcttcatttattatGAATAACCAGTAGTTTTTAAATGACTGAGATGCTGCAGAGTGGAGACAAAGCTATGACTTTGTGTTTTGTGGAGTTTGTTGACTCCAATTGTGCTCTCACTGCCCTGGAAACCCTgcaaggtaattttttttttttttctgaattgcATATAGTTGAGTTTTATATCTATGCACTGTCCTGACTCCTGAGGAAGTGAGGAAAATAGAAATATGAGAGAAGGCATGTGAATAATATGGGACCTGATTCTATGATAGACGTGGATCAAAATACAGAGCACTAACACTTATTTATTCCAATATTCTAAGTCAACTAGTCAAGTATATTGGTACAATCCCAgctataagtgttttttttattgggcaatgttagttgttaatttgttagtgggAGGGATTCGAACCCACGAcctctttctcttcccttttccTTTCAATCACCAAGCCAACCTTTTCATatgcaaaatataaatatggatGTACGATGTATACTACACATAAACTGAGACTGATTGTAATATTgtcaatatgaaatttaaattaaaagttgcTTAATCATATTATCAATGTGTGGAAAATACATTATGTACTcaagtgtaaaatttgatgcaggCTACAAGTTTGATGATAAAAAGCCTGACTCACCAACTTTAAAAATACAGCCTGCACACTTTCCTTTCCGGCTACCATCTGATCATGGCAACAGCTTATCAACATGATACACTGACTGGACATTGATTTCTTGGGAGAGAATGTATTTGATGGTGCTCAAATGTCAGATACAGatattcatttttagtttcCAAATTTTAGGTTAGGCCTGGCTGTTGAATATAGTATATGGATGCAAGAATTCTGGCTACAAGCCAATTTTTTAATCTAGAATATTGATTATTGCCATTggataattttcattattatattttggcCCGTCAGTAAAGCCTCTCCAATCACCGGAGTAAGGCTGTGGCTTTGTACATTTGAGTTTTTGACCCTCTTATCTCTAACTATGGCTGGAGAATGGGAGTTTCATGTATTTGgcctttcattttaatcttttatgctCTAGCAGGGAATTGTAACAATAGTTAGGACTtgtgaaaataataatcatcGGGTATCCCTTTGTGTGCACTACATCAATAAATCATGATGttatatgtcattttttttccttctttcttttggtAGAACTATAGATAACATTTCTTTCAGCTGTATCCCCTATTTCTGGGGGACTCAGGTTCTCCCGGTGGTGATTTGAATTTTCCAAAAGCGATTAAAGGGTTTGCCTCCACTTGTGCATAATGCCGATGGTTAATGCATAGTGCATGATTCTAAATCACTATGGTTTTTACCTCTTGATTGATGATTTGGTATTGCGATTGTCGTTGGTTGAGTATTAAAAATTACCGCTGCACTTTTTGGTGACACTGTTGTGACTTGATCCTAGACATATCAGATGGTTAACCCAATTCTCACAAAGAATCTAAACTAATTTTGCCTGGCAGCCAATAGTAAAACAAATGTTTTTGGTCActgtaaaataattgaaatccagacaaaaagaaaattgaacttAATTGGGCCTTATTGATTGTCACACTCTTTCTTAATACTAGTATGATTTTGATTCCGTGTACTTTTATCTTCAAATCTTTGCAACAACGAATAATAATTCATTAAACTAGAACAACGTACGAGTCcacgattttataaaaaaaataatgcctTTAAACCAATTATAGCTAGTATTAACATTTAAATGTTGATATATCAAAGTTTAAGCTATTTTATTTGACATCATAATTTTCTTCatacatattataatttttatttattttgtcaattACTGTCTAGTAAGATTGAATGTCTTATTAGAAGTTAAACACATTTTGTAAGATCTAGAATTTTTgtctgtttatttatttaaaaaacatttattacatACAAGATAAAGTTGTTCGTCTTTACTTTTTTCACCACCGATGAACCCTATTGTTTGAACAGCAAGATAAAAATGTAGTCTCAAGTCTCAAGGGAAGGAAGGAGACCATGTGTTTGGAGCGTGCACAAATATATGGTCATCTACCTTGAGCATAACCATTTTCGTTACAAAGGCTCTTAAGtgcacattttaaaatttatggacTAGAGAACACATGCAATCGTGCATGACCCTAAGTTCCGAGGGTTGAATTGGACTTTcccaaaatttaagataaaataaggTTGGAGTGGCAACACCATTACAACAGGGAAAAATAAAGACAAGCAACCAACTAAAACAAGTTAACTAATAAAAGTATACAACATTATTGAAGGGTGCAACCTCGTGTAGCAGCTTTTTTGTCCTAAGGCCGTTCTCAAATAGTCAAATAAAAAGACTAGGTTTCggcttatttatttctttttgaaaaggAAGTGTGCAACCATCCATTCTTCACCGTTATTGTATCCAAAAAGTTCTGCTACAGCTATGAAGAATGTTCTCCAATAAGCAGTCCACTTGGTAGCTGAGTCCTTGCCGTATGTTGATTGCATAATTGGCTTGATGAAAGTCATTCTCTGGTCCATTCTTTTGAGCCATTCTTCACTGcaacataaattcatttttctcttcagtAATACAGTTCAAACTTCTTTGTAAACAAATGGAATATAACAGTTTTGCTGTAAATCATTGAGCAATTTTGTTGATTCTAACCTGGTCTGTGCGTAGTGTTTCCCATTTACTAGCCAATGGTTGGTGACAGTAACATCATCCTACACATATCACCAATGAACTCAGTTACAAGAGAGCTAAATGTGGACACAATAAAAACAGGTTAAGGTTACACAAAAATATAGCACGTACTTCT encodes the following:
- the LOC100816255 gene encoding RNA-binding protein: MADPYYSYGAPVGADGASIARSSFAGYIPSEPSNSTELRGIGSDYLQRDIGLFYSADDTLGSRVHSEPVKGYSPLADPCLSKKRDTTPLGINNGVPDVSSERPASKSSYDGLPISAADSNILFVGGLPKDCTRREVGHLFRPFIGYKDIRVVHKEPRRSGDKAMTLCFVEFVDSNCALTALETLQGYKFDDKKPDSPTLKIQPAHFPFRLPSDHGNSLST